A segment of the Candidatus Thermoplasmatota archaeon genome:
CCTTCACATCAATCCCTCTTTACGAACGGTGGCTTGACGATTTCTGCCGTCACTAGGTTGTCTCTGATCTTGATCTGCAGTTCAGTTGCTGTCTTCGCCGTCGCTAGCGGGACATAGCCCATGGCGATGCCCTTCTTCAGCACTGGCGAGAGGGTCCCGCTCGTGACCGTGCCGATCTGCTTTCCACCAGTCATGATATCATACCCGTGTCTCGGAATCCCTCGTTCCTCCACGAGCATGCACACAAGCTTGTCGTAATCGCCTGCCGCCTTCTGCTGCAGCAGCGGCTGCTTGCCTATGAAATCGTGCTTCCAGTCGATGACCCAGCCGGGCCCGGTCTGGAGCGATGTCTGGGAGCCGTCGAAGTCCGTGCCCGACAGCAACAGGGCCTTCTCGAGCCTCAGGGTGTCTCTCGCGCCGAGTCCGATAGGCTTGAGACCGAACGCCTTTCCCCTCTCGAGAACCGCATTCCAAACCGCTACAGCGTCTGCGTTCTCGCAGACTATCTCAAACCCGTCCTCGCCCGTGTAGCCCGTCCTCGAAACGAGCGCCATGATGCCATTGACTGGGCCGTTCTTCGGTTTCCGGCCTTTCATCAGCACCGTGGTCGGGTTCGTGTCCTTGGTCGTGATCCTGTCCATCCTGACGAACCCGCCCCAGAAGAACTTGAGCGACGAGAGATCGGCCGAGGTCAGCTCTGCAACGACATCCTGTGCCGTTGGTCCCTGGACGGCTATCGTCGCGAGGTCCATCGACATGTCGTAGAACTCCTGCCCGTGCAGATGGCCTTCGACCCACTTCCTAATCTTCGGCGTCGTCGCGGCGTTAGGTACCACGAAGTACTCGTCTTCACCGAGTACCGTGACGATTGTGTCATCCAATATCCTACCTTGGTCGTCGAGTATGTGCGCGTACACGCATCTCCCGACAGGCTGGCCTTGGATGTCGTTAGTGCAGAACGTGTTGACCAGGTTTCCTGCACCCTGACCCCTGATGATGAAGTCGCCCATGTGGGAGACATCGAACGCTCCAGAACGCTCCCTCACAGCCATATGCTCGTCTATTATCGATGTATATTGGGTCGGCATGTCCCAGCCGGCGAACCAGACCATCTTTGCCCCAAGCGCCACGTGCTGGTCGTGCAACGGAGTCTTGTGCATGGGGCCTGCATGACGTCACCTGCCCAAAAGGATTGTCGACGTAAGCGATGTGTACGCGATAGAAACTAGGCGGGCTCATCTGTATTGGTCTATGAGCGTCGTGAAGTCCTTCTCGAGGCTGATGCTCATCGAGGGCTGGTCGATGGCCTCGACATTCCTCTCAAGAAGCGCCAGTTCCTTCTCGCTGAACGCGTTCGGACTTATTGGTATCAGGACGGTCGAGCGGCTCTGCATGACCTGTTCGTTTATGTGCTCGGCGAACCTGAGCACTTGCTGGAACCCGTTGTTGATCACGAGATATTCGAGGCCGTCTATGAGCACGACACACCTCTTGTAGCGCTCGATGAATGATGAGATGACGGTTGCAAGGGTGCCTATGCTCGTCGGGTTGTGGTGGTCCTTGCCCGGGGTGTGGCTGAGCCACAGAATCCGGGTGTCCTTGAGCTCGAACGCCTCCCTCACCTTCTCTGGGAACTGGCGGGTTACGCACAGGCCCGGGACATCATCGGATAGGCTTGATTCGAAGAGCTTGTACGCGAGGAAGGGCTTCCGCTCTTTTACAACATAGCAAAGACCTTCCTGTATGCGGACTAAGTCGTCAGCTGGCTTGTCATCGTCAGTAATAAGCCGCCCCTCCCTTCTAGGCATATGACGGAAGCGATTGTATATAAGGATTCTGACTTAAAGTACAGGTACCGTTCGCAAGATGTTCAACGCCTGACATTCAACATCTGACGCACGCGCTCCTCCAGCACCCTTGCGGGAATGTCCAAGAGGGTTATGACGGTGGTCTTGCCCGATATGCCAGGGCCGCTCTTCTTGGCGCTGACCACTCCCAGCATGTCCAGGTCCTTCATGAGCCCCCAGAAGGCCGTGTGCGCCCTGTGTTTCTCGTCGTATTCTTCGCAGGCCACCTTGTAAGCAGACTCGGCGACCCCCGTGGTTATGTACGCCTTTCCTCTGGAGGCCCTCGCTATGCCCAGCAAGGCGAGCTTCTGGTGAGTGTCAAGACCCACTAGCTTCGACTCAGTGATCGAACTGTACGCCTCCGCCTTGGCAGCGCGGACATGCTCGACCGATATCTTGCCCGCGTTCTCCTCGTCGGCGAGCATCCCGGACTTTTCGAGGATCTCGATCGCAAACCTCGCATCTCCCCACTCCGAGGAGACCTCCGCAACAAGATCGATCGAGTCCTTGTTGATCGCCTCCTCGTGCAGGGCTAGGTCCGCCCTCTGAGAGACAATGTCTCTCAGCTCCTCGACCGAATACCTCCCGAACTCGATGATGTTCGTCCGCTTGAAAGTGCTCGCGCTCGACGCGTCGAGCATCTCGAACACGTTTTTCTGGGAGATGAGCATGAGCGAGACGAGCTCCTTGCTCTCTACCTTCTCCTCGCCGAACCTTGTGAGCTTGTAGATGATGTCCGAACCGGCTTTCTTGAGGAGCATGTCGGCCTCGTCGAGCACGATGACGAGATGCATCTTGCGCTTCTCCAGGTCCTTCCTCAGAATCCTGAGCATCTCCGTGATCGAGAAGCCTCTGTCGGGAAAGTTCGGCTGGAAGTGGTTCACTATGTGCAGGACGGCGCTCGATTCGCTGTTCCTCTGCCTGCAGTTCACGAGCACCCAATCGACCGCCTTCTGCTGCTTCTCGGCATGATCCTTCAGGTCCATGCAGAAGCGCTTGGCGGTGGCGGTCTTTCCCGTGCCCACACTTCCCGTCAGGACGGCGTTTTGGGAGGAGTTGGACTCGACGACTGGCCTGTACAGCATGGCCAGCTTCTTCATCTGTGCTTCCCTGTGGACCAGCTTCTGAGGCACGTAGTCGAAAGACAGTGTGCGCTGGTCCTTGAAAACGCTCTTCCCTATTGTGTCCCACATCGGCTTCAGCTTCTGGATTCCGAGCGGCTATCGGCACGGTTGGTTTTAAAAGATTCGTGTGATGTCAGCGAAACACCTCATGTCAAGCAAAACGATTTAAGCTATAAATGCGGTCGATGGCCGGGTAGACAATGGCATCGGATGATGACATCATAAGCTCCGTCTTGAAGGGGACAAAGACAATGCTAAGCTCCGAGACGCTCCTCCTCGAGGCCATCCAGGATCTGGTCAAGGACGAGGTCAAGAGGACGATCAGGGATAAGCTGGATGCGAACCCGGAGCTGAAGAAGGAGCTCAAGGCGGCTATCCAGGACCTGATGGAGGCCAAAGTGCACGAGGCTTATGCTGTGCTCAAGATCGGCAAGGTCGGCGCCAAGATCGGTATCGAGATGGTGCCCCCCAAGCTCAGGAAAGAGATCGGGCAAGAGCTCGTGTCGATGTTCGAGAAGGAAGTTAACAGGATGCTCGAGCAGACCTAGGGCTGCAGCTCACATTCGACTTCGAACTGGTTCTGCGCGAACCATGGTCTTCTTCTAGTTCAGTCTTGTTTAAAGGAGACTCTGGAAGAGGTTTGAAAAAGAAGGATGGGGGGTTACCCGAACAGAGCGCTGAGACCCGCTGCGGCCTCGGCCTCCGAGACTCCCTTCTCCTCTTTCTTCTCCTCTTTCTTGTCATCCTTCTTGTCGGATGGTCCTGCTGCTGGTGCGGCTGCGACTGGCGCTGCCACCGCTGTGGCTATCGCCTCGTCGATGTTGACGCCGTCCAGGGCCGCAATGAGCGCCTTGACGCGGGCGGCATCCACGCTGACGCCGGCTGCCTTCAAGACACTCGTCAATCCCTCTTCCGTCACGGGCTTCTTCGCCGCGTGCAGGACCATCGCGCTGTATACATATTCCATTCTTCTGCCTCCTTACATCGGTTATCCGAACAGTGCTCCCAGGCCGGCCGCTGCCTCTTCCTCGGAGACCTTCTCTTCCTTCTTCTCCTCTTTCTTGGCTTCCTTCCCCTCTCCGCCCTTGTCC
Coding sequences within it:
- the gcvT gene encoding glycine cleavage system aminomethyltransferase GcvT; the protein is MHKTPLHDQHVALGAKMVWFAGWDMPTQYTSIIDEHMAVRERSGAFDVSHMGDFIIRGQGAGNLVNTFCTNDIQGQPVGRCVYAHILDDQGRILDDTIVTVLGEDEYFVVPNAATTPKIRKWVEGHLHGQEFYDMSMDLATIAVQGPTAQDVVAELTSADLSSLKFFWGGFVRMDRITTKDTNPTTVLMKGRKPKNGPVNGIMALVSRTGYTGEDGFEIVCENADAVAVWNAVLERGKAFGLKPIGLGARDTLRLEKALLLSGTDFDGSQTSLQTGPGWVIDWKHDFIGKQPLLQQKAAGDYDKLVCMLVEERGIPRHGYDIMTGGKQIGTVTSGTLSPVLKKGIAMGYVPLATAKTATELQIKIRDNLVTAEIVKPPFVKRD
- a CDS encoding DUF835 domain-containing protein; amino-acid sequence: MPRREGRLITDDDKPADDLVRIQEGLCYVVKERKPFLAYKLFESSLSDDVPGLCVTRQFPEKVREAFELKDTRILWLSHTPGKDHHNPTSIGTLATVISSFIERYKRCVVLIDGLEYLVINNGFQQVLRFAEHINEQVMQSRSTVLIPISPNAFSEKELALLERNVEAIDQPSMSISLEKDFTTLIDQYR
- a CDS encoding AAA family ATPase, producing the protein MWDTIGKSVFKDQRTLSFDYVPQKLVHREAQMKKLAMLYRPVVESNSSQNAVLTGSVGTGKTATAKRFCMDLKDHAEKQQKAVDWVLVNCRQRNSESSAVLHIVNHFQPNFPDRGFSITEMLRILRKDLEKRKMHLVIVLDEADMLLKKAGSDIIYKLTRFGEEKVESKELVSLMLISQKNVFEMLDASSASTFKRTNIIEFGRYSVEELRDIVSQRADLALHEEAINKDSIDLVAEVSSEWGDARFAIEILEKSGMLADEENAGKISVEHVRAAKAEAYSSITESKLVGLDTHQKLALLGIARASRGKAYITTGVAESAYKVACEEYDEKHRAHTAFWGLMKDLDMLGVVSAKKSGPGISGKTTVITLLDIPARVLEERVRQMLNVRR
- the rpl12p gene encoding 50S ribosomal protein P1; the protein is MEYVYSAMVLHAAKKPVTEEGLTSVLKAAGVSVDAARVKALIAALDGVNIDEAIATAVAAPVAAAPAAGPSDKKDDKKEEKKEEKGVSEAEAAAGLSALFG